One region of Agrobacterium tumefaciens genomic DNA includes:
- the mnmE gene encoding tRNA uridine-5-carboxymethylaminomethyl(34) synthesis GTPase MnmE, with protein sequence MMPASADTIYALSSGALPAGVAIIRISGPGAFEAFVTLTGRDLPEPRQAVLCSIRNRNNEIIDQALMIVFPAPNSFTGENCIEIHSHGSRAVVASIFAELELLEGFRPADAGEFSRRAFENGKMDLLEIEGLADLLQAETEMQRRLAVEQSTGKLSALYDGWAGRLTRARALIEAELDFADEEDVPDSVAAQVWDAMMQLHSEITSHLQNGGSSEIIRDGFKVALVGEPNAGKSTLLNALSGRDVAIVTDIAGTTRDVLSVEINLDGYLVRIFDTAGIRETQDVVEKEGVRRAVLTAETADLILILQDNDSTPKQSIIPLENARHLHLRTKTAISSSTVDAVFDLAISAREGVGLDELRLLIKREIESRVGVAQTLVPARARHKKRLEETLNYVSDALNSETMDLAIRSEYLRLAATSLGRITGRVDVEDLLGVIFSEFCIGK encoded by the coding sequence ATGATGCCAGCTTCCGCCGATACCATTTATGCGCTCTCCAGTGGAGCATTGCCGGCCGGCGTCGCAATTATCAGGATCAGTGGGCCCGGCGCGTTCGAAGCCTTTGTCACTTTGACCGGTCGTGACCTTCCAGAACCGCGGCAGGCGGTTCTATGTTCGATTCGAAACCGAAACAATGAGATCATCGACCAGGCGCTGATGATCGTTTTCCCTGCACCAAATTCCTTTACGGGTGAGAACTGCATCGAAATCCACAGCCACGGAAGCCGCGCGGTTGTCGCATCAATTTTTGCCGAGCTCGAACTGCTCGAAGGATTTCGGCCGGCGGATGCCGGCGAGTTCTCCCGCCGAGCGTTTGAAAACGGAAAGATGGATCTTCTCGAGATCGAAGGTCTGGCGGATCTGCTGCAGGCTGAAACGGAGATGCAGCGGCGGCTAGCGGTTGAGCAGAGCACTGGTAAGCTGTCAGCGCTCTACGATGGCTGGGCAGGCCGGTTGACGCGTGCTCGCGCCCTGATCGAGGCAGAGCTGGATTTCGCCGACGAGGAAGATGTGCCGGATTCAGTTGCCGCGCAGGTGTGGGACGCGATGATGCAACTTCATAGTGAAATCACCAGCCATCTCCAGAACGGCGGAAGCAGCGAGATTATTCGTGACGGGTTCAAGGTGGCGCTGGTGGGAGAGCCTAACGCTGGCAAGTCCACGCTTCTTAACGCTCTGAGCGGCCGTGACGTTGCTATTGTCACTGACATTGCTGGCACGACCAGAGACGTGCTGAGCGTCGAGATTAATCTCGACGGTTACCTGGTCCGCATATTCGATACGGCCGGAATTCGGGAGACGCAGGATGTGGTCGAAAAGGAGGGTGTAAGGCGGGCCGTTCTGACAGCGGAAACCGCGGATCTTATTTTGATATTGCAAGATAACGATTCGACACCGAAACAATCCATCATTCCGCTGGAAAATGCTCGCCATTTGCATCTACGGACAAAAACCGCGATTTCCTCTTCTACAGTTGACGCTGTTTTTGATCTCGCCATCTCCGCCAGGGAAGGCGTTGGTCTCGACGAATTGCGTCTATTGATCAAGCGAGAGATTGAAAGCAGGGTTGGTGTTGCACAGACATTGGTCCCTGCCCGCGCCCGGCACAAAAAACGACTTGAAGAGACGCTGAACTATGTTAGTGATGCGCTCAATTCCGAGACCATGGACCTTGCGATAAGGTCGGAATACTTGAGACTCGCAGCAACATCGCTTGGACGCATTACTGGCCGCGTCGATGTGGAGGATTTGCTGGGCGTGATCTTCTCGGAATTCTGCATAGGAAAATGA
- the rho gene encoding transcription termination factor Rho gives MAEMKLQELKSKSPTDLLTFAESLEVENASTMRKQELMFAILKVLASQDIEIIGEGVVEVLQDGFGFLRSANANYLPGPDDIYISPSQIRRFSLKTGDTVEGPIRGPKEGERYFALLKVNTINFDDPEKIRHKVHFDNLTPLYPNERFKMELELPTSKDLSSRVIDLVAPLGKGQRGLIVAPPRTGKTVLLQNIAHSITANHPECYLIVLLIDERPEEVTDMQRSVKGEVVSSTFDEPAVRHVQVAEMVIEKAKRLVEHGRDVVILLDSITRLGRAYNTVVPSSGKVLTGGVDANALQRPKRFFGAARNIEEGGSLTIIATALIDTGSRMDEVIFEEFKGTGNSEIVLDRKVADKRIFPALDILKSGTRKEDLLVPRQDLQKIFVLRRILAPMGTMDAIEFLIDKLKQTKTNSDFFESMNT, from the coding sequence TGAATCCCTGGAAGTTGAAAATGCGAGCACCATGCGCAAGCAGGAGCTTATGTTCGCAATCCTCAAGGTTCTCGCGAGCCAGGACATCGAAATTATCGGCGAAGGCGTCGTTGAAGTCCTGCAGGACGGTTTCGGTTTTCTACGGTCCGCAAATGCAAATTATCTGCCGGGTCCGGACGATATCTACATTTCGCCCTCGCAAATTCGCCGTTTCTCTCTGAAGACCGGCGATACTGTCGAGGGGCCGATCCGTGGACCCAAGGAAGGCGAACGTTATTTCGCGCTTCTCAAGGTCAACACGATCAATTTTGACGATCCTGAAAAAATCCGTCACAAGGTTCACTTCGATAACCTGACGCCGCTTTATCCGAATGAGCGGTTCAAGATGGAGCTGGAGCTTCCGACATCGAAGGATCTGTCGTCGCGTGTGATCGATCTGGTCGCGCCACTTGGCAAGGGCCAGCGTGGATTGATCGTCGCGCCGCCGCGTACCGGTAAAACTGTTCTCTTGCAGAACATCGCGCATTCCATCACGGCTAACCATCCGGAATGTTACCTGATCGTTCTTCTGATCGACGAACGTCCTGAAGAAGTCACCGACATGCAGCGCTCGGTCAAGGGTGAGGTGGTGTCGTCAACCTTCGACGAACCGGCTGTACGCCACGTCCAGGTGGCCGAGATGGTCATCGAAAAGGCGAAGCGCCTTGTCGAACATGGCCGCGACGTCGTTATCCTGCTCGATTCCATCACCCGCCTCGGCCGAGCTTATAACACGGTCGTTCCGTCTTCCGGCAAGGTCCTGACCGGTGGTGTGGATGCCAACGCGCTGCAGCGGCCGAAGCGTTTCTTCGGTGCCGCACGTAACATCGAAGAAGGTGGTTCGCTGACGATTATCGCGACCGCGCTGATCGACACCGGCAGCCGCATGGACGAAGTCATCTTTGAAGAATTCAAGGGTACGGGTAACTCGGAAATCGTGCTTGACCGTAAGGTCGCTGACAAGCGTATCTTCCCGGCGCTCGATATTCTCAAGTCCGGTACACGTAAGGAAGACCTGCTCGTGCCGCGTCAGGATCTCCAGAAGATTTTCGTGCTTCGCCGAATTCTCGCGCCGATGGGAACGATGGATGCCATCGAGTTCCTGATCGACAAGTTGAAGCAGACCAAGACCAATTCGGATTTCTTCGAATCGATGAATACCTGA